TCCTTGGCCTCCTGCTCCTTCTTCGCCTCCTCCTGCTGGGTCTTCGCCTGGTTCATCTGCATCATCTGCATGTTCTCCGCACGAGCCTGGGCCTCGGCCTGCTTGGCCTCCTGCTCCTTGCGGACCTGCTCCTGCTTGGCCTCCTGCTCGGCCCGGAGCTGTTCCTGCTTGGCCTCCTGCTCGGCCTGCTTCTGCTCGGCCTCCTTCTCCTTGGCCTCCTGCTCGGCCCTGGCCTCCGCCTCCTTGGCCTCCGCCTTGGCCTCCTGCTCCGCCGCCTTGGCCTCGGCCTCCTTCTCCTTGGCCTCCTGCTCGGCCTTGGCCTCCGCCTCCTTGGCCTCCGCCTTGGCCTCCTGCTCCGCCGCCTTGGCCTCGGCCTCCTTCTCCTTGGCCTCCTGCTCGGCCTTGGCTTCCTTCTCCTTGGCCTCGGCCTCCGCCTTGGCTTCCTTCTCCTTACGCTCCGCCTCCGCCTTGGCTTCCTTCTCCTTGCGCTCCGCCTCCGCCTTGGCCTCGGCCTCCTTGCGCTCGGCCTCTTCCTTCTCCTTCTTCCGCTCCGCCTCGGCCTTGGCGGCCTGGTCCTTCTGCCACTGGATGAACTCTTCCTGCTTCCGGGCGGCTTCCTCGGCTGCCGCCTCGGCCTTGGCGGCGTCCGCCTCCGCCTTCTCCTCGGCGAGTTCGGCCTTCTCCTCCTTGTATTCGGACTCCAGCGTGTCGCTCGTCCCCCGCGACTTCACCGATCCGAAGTCCAGCTGACTGTTGCTCCAGCTGTCGCGCACCTTCGTCATGGCCTCGACGGCCGCCTTGTCGAGGTTCTCCTCGACGGTCTGCTTCCACATGAGGAGGGCTTTGTTGCCGATCTTCACCCAGGTGTCGAGTTCCTTGAGCTCACCGAAGTCCTCGGCGGCGACGTTCAGCGCCATGTCGCCCTTGCCCTCGATCGCGTCGATCGCGGCCTGGTTGCTGAAGAACTCTTCCGAGATGTAGTTCGTCGTGGTGGTGTAGCCGCCGCCGTACGACCCGTGGGTCTCGATCTCGTACGTGATCTTCGTGATGTTGTTGTCCCAGACGTGCTTCATGATCGCGGAGAGCAGGGTGTGCAGCACCACGAGCGGGTTGCCGTACTGCCACTGCCACTTCGCCCAGACGCTGTGGAGATCCCAGACCGCATTCTGGAAGTCCTTCTTCGCCTGCCGGATCTCGTCGCCCTGCTTGGACCCGGTGCTGCTCCCGCCCGGCTTCATGTCGTCGGCGTAGTCCGAGTACTGCTGGTTGATCTTGTTGATGAGGTCCCAGAAGACACCGGCGGCCTTGCCCCGCCACGCCTTGTCCTTCTCGGTCCCGAGCCTGCTCTGCCACTCCTCCACGATCTTCTGCTGGGACGAGAAGAACCCGGCGACGCGGTCGAACGCTGCGGCCACGATCTCGAAGTTGTCGAGGGTCACCGAGTCCGGGTCGTCCACGGGCTTGCCGTTGAAGCTGAACCCGTACGTACCCTGCGAGTCGTTGTTGAGCAGTTCCTGTAGGGCGAGCCCGGTGCCGTAGGCGTAACGCGCGGTGGGCGTGGTGTCCCAGGTCGGCTTGCCGTCCATCCCCAGGTGACCGTCGATGGAGCTGGAGAACTGCCCGCCCTCCTGCCACCCCTGGCTCGGTACCCGCCCGTCCCCCTTGCTCCCGAGCAGGGTGATACGCGCCCGGTGCATCGTCACGTCGGATCCCGTCCCGCCCTTCGCGTGGTAGAAGGGGATGACGAAGTCGGTGTTCTTGATGTCGGAACCGGCATTCTCGTACAGCCAGTTCAGGTCCTCGGTGTCGACGTAGTCGACATAGCCCACGTCGGAGATCTCCACCTTCATCAGGGGGATGCCCTCGTTGCCGACGAGCGAGTCGAACAGGTCGTTCCGGTTCGGCGCCTTGAATCCCGTGAAGAAGCCGACAGCCTCGGCCCACTTGTCGTTGGTACCGCCGCCGAGGTCTTCGACGACCTTGCTGGAATCGAGCGCCATGCCGGAATGCCTTTTCGTCGGAAGGAGACAGAGGGGACGGGAGGGCGGGGGTACGGTCCGCCGGGCCGCGGGCGTGCGGGGGAGCGCCGGCCGGGGCTACCGGCCGACCACGACGAAGGTCAGTCGTCCTCGTCGTTGTCCGAGCCGCCCCCGGCGGATTCGGAGAGCACCTCGTCCACGCCCTCGAAGAAATCGATCAAGTCCTTGCCGTCGATCTTCTCCAGGTTGCTGTCCTGGGTCTTGAAGAGCTCCTCGATGGTGTCCTCCAGGTCCTCCTCGATCTGCTCGAAGAGCTCGACCTGGAGCTTGAGGATGTCGTCGAGCTGATCGACCAGCCCGTTCAGGCACTTGACCAGGTAGCCGCCGTTGGTACGGCCGTTCTCGTCGCTCGCCATCGTCCCGATGGCGAGCGGCTTCCTCTGGCCGTCGTGGAAGCCCGCCGCCGTCGCGGACCCGTCCTCACCGCCCTGCAGCGTGGGAATTCCGGGCACGGTCGTGCCTTCGGACGTGGTGCCGTCCTCCCTCATCTTCTTGATCTCGGCGAGGAACGGGACGAGGTCGTTGTCGAGGAAGCTCTGCAGCCACGCCTTGTTGAGATTGAGTGCGGGTGCTTCCGCCATGTCGCACTTCTCCAGTCTTCCGGGATGTCCAAGGGCTCACGGGGCCGGCGCCCGTCCGTCGGCGGCTCGGGGCCGCCGGCGGACGACGCACCGCCCCGACTGCGGCGGGCGGCCGTGCGCGAAGGACACACGCGAACGGCCGCCCGGGAAGGACCAGGGGCGTGCCGCCCCGGGTCAGCTGCCGATGCGCACGCCCTCCCAGAGCGACTTCAGGGAGTTCTCGCTGTACTTGTAGCTGCCCGAGACGTCGTTCAGCAGCGCCGAGTGCTCGGCGAGGATGCGCTTCATCTCCTCGACCGCGTTGTTCCAGGAAGCCTGCTTCTCGGCGTACACCGCCTTGTCCTCACCTTCCCAGCTGCGCTGGAGCTCCTGGAGTTCGGCTTCCAGGTTGGTGAGGATGCTGTCGATCGCCTTGGTCTGCTGGACCATGTCGTCGGCGGCGTTCTCCATGTGGGAGTAGTCGACGTAGATCTGGCCGTCGGTGAAGTCAAGCGGAGGGGTCATGGTCTTCCTCGTCTCGCGGCAGGTGCGTCAGGGTCAGTGGTGTGCGGGGCCCGGTCACCCGTCAGGGCTCCGGGTACCGGGAGGAGTGGTCAGCGGCCCGCGGTGGAGCCGGCGAGCGCGTTGAAGATCTCCTCGGAGCGGTTGAACGCCTGCTGGATCGAGTCGTTCGAGTTGTTCTGCTGGATGCCCTGCGCGCGCATGGTCTCCTCCAGCGTCGTGATCATGTCGCGGAGGTTGCCGGAGATGATCTCCGCCTGCTGGTCCCACCGGTCGAGCAGCTTCTGGAACGCGCCACCGTCGCTGCCGGCGTAGCCGGAGGCGAGGTTGTGCTTCATGTTCTCCACGTCCTGGCGGCTGTTCTGCACACCGGTGAAGGCCATCTCCAGTGCGGTGACACCGTTCTGAGTGGCTGACGCCAGTGACTGCTGCGTGCCCGTACCTGCCATGTTGCTGCGCCTCCTGATGTGTCGCGCCGCCGGATTCCGGTTCCCGCGCGGCGCGGTGCCTGGCCGGACGCGGCCGGAAGACCGGCGTCCGAATGGTCTGGACGAACGGAGCCTAAAGAAAGGGGCGTTGAGGATTCAATGGCCTGCGTCATCTTCTCGGCCCCGACCCCGCTTTTGGGGTGATTCGCGAAGGAGATTTGATGGGGATCTGAGGTAGGCCCCTTGCGGAATCACCTGCCGAATGGATCTGTTTCCCGGCGCCCGAACGGGCAATGCCCGCCGTGGGAAACGGTATTGGCGGATCCCTTCGGGGAGGAGGACGGTGGATCGCCCCCTCCGGTTGTCACGACACGCGCCTTTATCAGCCGCGCCACCAGAAATTCACCTCCTCCGGTACGACGATCCGCCGGGCTCTCAAGTCCGGGTGCAGCGTGGGGTCGTGTTCGTGTTCCGGCCCAGGGCGGCGGCCTCCTTGGTGAGGTCCGGCCCGGTCGGCAGCATGGCCAGCAGCGGCGCCGGCAGCCCTCGTGCCTGGCCCTCGCTGTAGCCGAGGGCAGCCAGGCCGTCAGCGGTGCCGACCCGGTACTTCATCCCGGTGTCGGTCACGAGGTAGACGGTGGTGCCGACCGTGCTCCCGCTCGCTCCGAGCGCGCGCACCAGGGATCCGCCGCCCGGCCGCACGCTGATCGTGCCGACCGGCATGCAGGCCGGGGTGAGGCCCTCGGGCGGCGCCTGGGCGGCGGGTCCCAGGGTGCCCGTCCCGGTCAGCGCCACGCTGATGCGCGGTCCGCGCTCGCTCGGCTGGACCCGGATGCATACGGTGCGGTCCTCGCCGAGGGCCACCGCCTCCGGCGGCTCCGGGGGCAGGTTCGCCTCCTCCGCGCCGGTCCCCGCACCGGGGGCCAGCCGGCCGCTCAGCGCGTCCGCGCCCAGCGTCACGACCTTCGCCGCGCCTCCCCCGTACACCTTCTCGCGGGTCTCCGGGTCGCCGAGCACCAGCGCGGCCCCGGTCGCGGTGAGCGGGGTCAGGCCCTCCTGGCGCAGCAGGTAGTAGCGGTCGGCGGAGCCCGGGACGGTGACCCGGAAGACCTGGCCGATCCGGGACTCCTCGCCGCCGAGCGCGGGGCCCTTCCCGCCCTTGCCCGGTACGTTCGGCGGGCGCAGGTCGGGTCCCGAGGGCAGGGCGTTCAGGAAGGCGGCGGAGACGGGCAGCCGGGAGATGGAGGCGTAGCCGAGGGCTTCGCGGGCACGGGTGTCCTCGTCGAGCAGCAGCTTGCTGCCGCGCCAGACCAGGTAGTCGGCCTTGTCCGGCCCCGTGACGAGCATGGCCTGGTCGGTGGGCAGCCCGGTGGCGTCCGCCGGCAGGCCCACCGCGACGGTGGTGCCGGTCCCTCCGGTTCCGCTGCCCGAACAGACCTGCCAGGGACCCGTGTCCAGGTCCGCGCTCCCGGGCAGGGCGTCCGGGGCGCCGCTGATGCCGATGGGCGCCCCGTGCGGGGTGCCGCTCAGGGACTTCGAGCCGACCGCGACCGCTTTCATGTCGGCGCCCGCCAGCAGCCGCGCCGAGGCGTAGTTGCGCACCGGACGCAGCCGCCCGTCCAGGTAGAGGTAGCGGGACCCGGTGTCCTTGTCGACGACGAGGGTCCCGGCGGCCCGCCAGGAGTCCTTGGTACCGGGCTTGAGGAGGCCGAGGACGAAGGAGCCGGCCGACAGCAGGACGGCGATCACGATGCCGATCACCACGCCCCGGTTGGTGCGCCCCTGCGGGCTCTCCGGGGCGTCGGGGTCGGCGCGGAGCATGCCGGAGGTCAGCCGGCCCATGATGAACATGTGGGCCTGGACCTGGTCGCGTTTCGACTGCACGGCAGCGGTTCTCCCTTCCGGTCAGCCGTTGATGGCCCGCAGGGCGCCGTACACGCCGAGCACCCACAGGGCGAGCGGGAGCACGGCGATCGCGAGGGCCGAGTGGAGCACTTCGCCCGCGCGGCCCCAGTACGGGACGAGCCGGCGGCCGGGCACGGTCCAGGCGGTGATGGCGACCGCGGCGGCCGCCGCGAGCAGCCCCGCGGCGGTGACCAGGCGGTTCCCCGGGGACGCGGCGGGGGCGGCGACCAGCACCAGCAGGATCAGCCCGAAGACCCCCGGGGCCACCAGGGACATGCGCTGCCAGATGTTGCCGAGGCCCCGGGCGTGCAGGACGAGCAGCAGGCACAGCGCCACCGTCATGATGATCTCGGCCAGCTCACGCTCCCGGGCCAGGATGGCCACGCACGCGGCCCCGACCAGGCCCACCGCTCCGTAGAGCGACGTCATCCAGCCGTCGGCGAGGATGGCGCGGGCCGAGACCGCGGAGGCGGCGTGCGGCTCGATGCCCTCCTGCAACTGCTGGGCGTTGGTCGGCAGCGGGGGCATCCGCATCCCGGACATCCGGAAGGCGAGCGAGGGGACGAACGCCCCCAGGATCACCGCGAGGACGGCGAGGATCCCGGCGGCGTGCACCGGCGCCAGGTCCGTGGTGAGGAGCAGGACGGCGGCGATGGCGGCGAACAGCGAGACGACGGCGACGCTCAGGAAGAGGGCTGCGAACGCGGCCACGACGGCGAGCGCGAGGACCGCCCCGCCGGCCAGCGCCGCACTGGCCGCGAGCAGCCGGGCCCCCAGGGTCTCGTAGACGTGCGGCCCGCTGAGCTCCCCGCCGGGCAGCAGCCAGCCGGCCAGCGCCAGGTAGGGCCCGACCATGAAGCCGAGCGCGGCTCCGGCGCCCGCGTCGCCGACCGCCCGGCTGGCCGCGCCCGCACCGGCGAGCAGGAGGAGGCCGGCCGCGGTGGCGAAGACGGACCGGGACAGCGAGGAGCCGCCGGGCCAGGCGATCACCAGAACGCCGCCGGCGAGGACCGCGACAACGATGCCAAGGAGCACCCAGCGGCTCACCTTGGGGGTCCAGCCGAAGGGGTGGTCGCGCATCGTGGTGGCGATGCCGTCGACCAGGTCGTCGAGGTGCACCTCGGGCAGGGCCTCGGCACGCGGCCGGAGGTAGAGGGTGTCGCCGTCCCGCAGCCCGTAGGAGTCGAGGGTGAGTTCCTCGTCCAGGGGCTCGCCGCCGAGCCGCTGGAGGACCCAGCCGCCGTGGTCGATGCCGGCTTCTTCGAGGTTGTCGCCCGCGTAGCCGAGCACGGCGGGCAGCAGGTCCGCCACGGGGACGTCGGCGGGCACGGCGAGATCGATGCTCTTGGCAGGAGCTCGTACCGTCAGACGGCACAGCTCGGCCACCTGAGTGTCAGTCATCGAGATGGCTCACGCTTCTCCGGTTACGGCTGAGAACGGGCGGGGGAACAGGGGCCGGCGGACCGGTGAACACCCTGCGTCGGTGGGGGGTTCCAAACCGTCTGACGCCAACGGTTGTTGACGATCGATACGGCGATCGTAATATCAGCGGCCTAGTCTGGGCCACGTGGCCCGCGCCACGGAATACGAAACGGCCGTCCGCGTTCGGCGAATTGCGGCAGGGTCGGCCGTACGGGCACGAAGGGCGGTTCGGCATGCGCGGTTTCGGCCGGGAAATAGCTCCGCGTGTGCCCGTCCGACCGGAAAGGCCGTTCCGCGTGTGCCCGTCCGGGCAGGAAAAAGGCTCCAGGGGCGCCCGTTCGGCCGGTAAGCGCCTCCGTTTGCCCTCTTCCGGCCGGGCGAACGGCCGCGCGGGTCCTGCCCCGAAGCCGTGATGTAGCCGAACTGTGACACGGCGGTCCGGCCCCCTCCCGCCCACCGCGGGAGCCCCGGGCGGGCTTTCGGCCCCGGCCGGGGCGCGGCGTAGGGTGCGTGCACGGCGAAGGGCTGTCCGCGTCCCGGCCCCCGGTCGACGGCGGGCGGCGTGCCCTGCGGCGCCGTTCCGCCCGCTCTCCCCCCATGTCCCTGAAGGAGACGGTTCCTTGAGTGTGATCCTGTTCCGCCGCCCGGCCCGACGCCGCGGCCCGGAGATGCCCGACGGGGAGCTGAATCTCCAGGAGCCGCCGGTCCTCCCCGAGACGGTGCCCGACACCTCCGCCGTGTGGACGTACCTGCCGATGGCGCTGATGTCGGTCTCGATGATGTTCATGTTCATGCGCCCCGGTATGACCCGGGGCTCCGGTGGGTTCATCTACATCGCCCTGGGGCTGATGGTGCTCGGTGCCGCCGCGATGTTCATCGGCCAGTTCATGCGCCGGGCGGCGGAGCGCAAGCAGAAGCTCAAGGGCGAGCGCCGGGACTATCTGCGCTATCTCACCCAGATCCGGCGCAAGG
This sequence is a window from Streptomyces parvus. Protein-coding genes within it:
- a CDS encoding AAWKG family protein (Members of this family are unrelated to eukaryotic Tcp10, although some members contain a repetitive region similar to a C-terminal repeat region of Tcp10.); amino-acid sequence: MALDSSKVVEDLGGGTNDKWAEAVGFFTGFKAPNRNDLFDSLVGNEGIPLMKVEISDVGYVDYVDTEDLNWLYENAGSDIKNTDFVIPFYHAKGGTGSDVTMHRARITLLGSKGDGRVPSQGWQEGGQFSSSIDGHLGMDGKPTWDTTPTARYAYGTGLALQELLNNDSQGTYGFSFNGKPVDDPDSVTLDNFEIVAAAFDRVAGFFSSQQKIVEEWQSRLGTEKDKAWRGKAAGVFWDLINKINQQYSDYADDMKPGGSSTGSKQGDEIRQAKKDFQNAVWDLHSVWAKWQWQYGNPLVVLHTLLSAIMKHVWDNNITKITYEIETHGSYGGGYTTTTNYISEEFFSNQAAIDAIEGKGDMALNVAAEDFGELKELDTWVKIGNKALLMWKQTVEENLDKAAVEAMTKVRDSWSNSQLDFGSVKSRGTSDTLESEYKEEKAELAEEKAEADAAKAEAAAEEAARKQEEFIQWQKDQAAKAEAERKKEKEEAERKEAEAKAEAERKEKEAKAEAERKEKEAKAEAEAKEKEAKAEQEAKEKEAEAKAAEQEAKAEAKEAEAKAEQEAKEKEAEAKAAEQEAKAEAKEAEARAEQEAKEKEAEQKQAEQEAKQEQLRAEQEAKQEQVRKEQEAKQAEAQARAENMQMMQMNQAKTQQEEAKKEQEAKEAQARAEQEAKEAEARAEQEAKEKEAEQKQAEQEAKQEAKEAEARAEQEAKEKEAEQKQAEAEQKQDRIRTEQEERQEQQQAEQEQKQAEAEAKAEQKQAEQEAKQEAKEAEARAEQEAKEKEAEQKQAEAEQKQDRIREEQEAKQDRLREEQEAKQDEVRAEQEARQKEAEAKQDEVRAEQEARQKEAEAKQDEVRAEQEARQKEAEAKQEEVRQEQERRQAEAESRLDGSRRDLFGNGDIPDLSSTPITGPVNDGPLELPGGGESRLDADGRVITEYPDGSKVTIDPNTHSSTITRPDGSVISGPLNPGDLLSNPGGSVTHLDPGGNVVTEFPDGSTQTINPDTGTTTITRPDGSTVSGYLDESGPSRFESGQLNNGSLNSPGSFGGGLSSYTPPSYDPISYEEELFDDQPYESPLAGNGASGGSNAPSHNRPFLNSGPFPGPSSYGGGEGGSGAPTGGAPMGGAPMGGGMGGGMGGGMGGGGGQSDSGERVRNVIDGSVSRNRRARPGAPVPGPGGRYADDEVRVAAGGPTAGSSPFLPPMAGGAPGGGGAPGQTATQSGERTRDSWVPEDDDVWGTDEGGAPAVIGR
- a CDS encoding type VII secretion system-associated protein, coding for MAEAPALNLNKAWLQSFLDNDLVPFLAEIKKMREDGTTSEGTTVPGIPTLQGGEDGSATAAGFHDGQRKPLAIGTMASDENGRTNGGYLVKCLNGLVDQLDDILKLQVELFEQIEEDLEDTIEELFKTQDSNLEKIDGKDLIDFFEGVDEVLSESAGGGSDNDEDD
- a CDS encoding WXG100 family type VII secretion target, giving the protein MTPPLDFTDGQIYVDYSHMENAADDMVQQTKAIDSILTNLEAELQELQRSWEGEDKAVYAEKQASWNNAVEEMKRILAEHSALLNDVSGSYKYSENSLKSLWEGVRIGS
- the eccB gene encoding type VII secretion protein EccB, which encodes MQSKRDQVQAHMFIMGRLTSGMLRADPDAPESPQGRTNRGVVIGIVIAVLLSAGSFVLGLLKPGTKDSWRAAGTLVVDKDTGSRYLYLDGRLRPVRNYASARLLAGADMKAVAVGSKSLSGTPHGAPIGISGAPDALPGSADLDTGPWQVCSGSGTGGTGTTVAVGLPADATGLPTDQAMLVTGPDKADYLVWRGSKLLLDEDTRAREALGYASISRLPVSAAFLNALPSGPDLRPPNVPGKGGKGPALGGEESRIGQVFRVTVPGSADRYYLLRQEGLTPLTATGAALVLGDPETREKVYGGGAAKVVTLGADALSGRLAPGAGTGAEEANLPPEPPEAVALGEDRTVCIRVQPSERGPRISVALTGTGTLGPAAQAPPEGLTPACMPVGTISVRPGGGSLVRALGASGSTVGTTVYLVTDTGMKYRVGTADGLAALGYSEGQARGLPAPLLAMLPTGPDLTKEAAALGRNTNTTPRCTRT
- the eccD gene encoding type VII secretion integral membrane protein EccD, which produces MTDTQVAELCRLTVRAPAKSIDLAVPADVPVADLLPAVLGYAGDNLEEAGIDHGGWVLQRLGGEPLDEELTLDSYGLRDGDTLYLRPRAEALPEVHLDDLVDGIATTMRDHPFGWTPKVSRWVLLGIVVAVLAGGVLVIAWPGGSSLSRSVFATAAGLLLLAGAGAASRAVGDAGAGAALGFMVGPYLALAGWLLPGGELSGPHVYETLGARLLAASAALAGGAVLALAVVAAFAALFLSVAVVSLFAAIAAVLLLTTDLAPVHAAGILAVLAVILGAFVPSLAFRMSGMRMPPLPTNAQQLQEGIEPHAASAVSARAILADGWMTSLYGAVGLVGAACVAILARERELAEIIMTVALCLLLVLHARGLGNIWQRMSLVAPGVFGLILLVLVAAPAASPGNRLVTAAGLLAAAAAVAITAWTVPGRRLVPYWGRAGEVLHSALAIAVLPLALWVLGVYGALRAING